In Pseudonocardia sp. DSM 110487, the sequence CGTCGCCGAGCTCCACGACCTCGTCGACGGGGTAGTACTCGGCCACCCAGCGCGCCTCGCGCTCCAGCAGCAGCACCGCCGACCGGTGCTCCGCGCTGGGCCGGAACAACCCCTCGGACACGTCCGTCGGCTCCGCGTCCGGCGGCGGCGCCGCCGGCTCGTCGAGCACCGCGACGTCCTCGACGCGGTCGAGCCGGAACAGCCGCACCCCTTCCGCCCGCCGGCACCAGGCCTCCAGGTAGCCGCGGCCGTCGACGATGAGCAGCCGCATCGGGTCGATCGTGCGCTGCGAGACCGCGTCGCGGCCCGCCGTGTAGTAGACGATCCGCATGGCTCGCCCCGCCACGAGCGCGTCGCGCACTGCGGCCGTGGTGGCGGCCTCTTCCCGCGTCGGGCCGTCCATCGCGACGCCCGCGAGCCCGGCGTCGCCCACGGCGCGCTCCACCTTCGCCGCAGCCCGGCGCACGGCCTCGGTGTCGGCGACGCCCGGTACGTCGGCGAGCGTGCGCAGCGCCATCAGCAGCGCCGTGGCCTCCGCGGTGGTGAGCCGCAACGGCCGGCGCATACCCGCATCGTGGGTGACGGTGACGGTGTCGCCGGAGAAGGACAGGTCGACCAGGTCGCCAGGGCCGTAACCGGGCAGCCCGCACATCCAGAGCAGCTCGAGGTCGCGGCGCAGCTGCTTCTCGGAGATGCCGAAGTCGGCCGCCGCCTCGGCGACCGGGATGCCGGGGCGGGCCAGCAGGTAGGGCACCAGGGAGAGCAGCCGCGGCAGGCGCTCGGTGACGCCGCCCGTACTCACTGCCGGCCCCGCTGCGCTCGGATGAAGGTCAGTACGGACTGCGGCGACATCGATGTGCTCGCAGGTTCGCTCATGTGCGCGCCAGCGGCTCGGTGTGGGCCGCCACCGCCGCCGCCCAGTTCGCCCGCACGGCATCGGCGAGGCGCTGCGGGCCCAGCACGGCGACGTCCGGGCCGTGGCCCGCGACCCAGCGGGCGAGGGTCTCCACGTTGCGCAGATCAAGCTCCACCGCATCGCCCGCGCGTCCGGCGTGGGCGTGCCGTCCGACGACGCGGCCGAGGCGGCGCAGCCCGTGGGCGCGACCGTCGGCGATCCAGACACGCGCGGTGTCGGTGGCCGGGGGCGGGTCGACGCCCATGCGGACCATCTCCATCAGGTCGACGCCCTCTGGCACCCGCACCGCTCCGGCCGGCCCGACCGGGGTGACCGGCTCCATGATCCGGGAGATGCGGAAGCAGCGCGGGGCCTCGCGGTCGCGGTCGTAGCAGCACAGGTACCAGCGCCCGCGCCACGACACCACACCCCACGGCTCCACCGTGCGCCGCTGGACGGGCCCGCCCACGCCGCCCCGCTGGTGGTCGAACGTGACGGCACGACCGGCCCGCACCGCGGCGAGCAGCGGCGCGAAGGCCGGGTCGGCGGCGCGCACCCGCGGCTGCACGCGTCCCTGTTCCTCGTCGACCTCGACACCGGCGGCGCGCAGCTTGACCAGCGCGCTGTGGGCGGGCATCGCCAGCTCGGGCGAATCCCACAGCCGCGCGGCCAGCGCGACGGCCGCGGCCTCGTCCGGTTCGAGGTCGATCTCACCGAGCTCGTAGTCCTGGCGGGCGATCCGGTAGCCGTCCACCGTGTCGAAGGTGGACAGCCGCCCGGTCTCGAGCGGAACGCCGAGCTCGCGCAGCTCGGCCTTGTCGCGCTCGAACATCCGGAAGAACGCCTCGTCGCCGCGCGCGTCGGCGTACCCCGGCACGATCTGCCGGATCCGTTCTGCGGTGAGGTACTGCCGGGTGGACAGCAGGCAGAGGACCAGGTTCACCAGCCGCTCGGCCCGGGCAGAGGACACCACGGCATCGTACGACCGGGCGGCCGTGCTTCGTGGCCGACCGGCGCAAACCCCGGCCCGGACGCTCGGTTACAGCGACGCGATCAGGCGCTCCACCCGCTCGTCCACGGCCCGGAACGGGTCCTTGCACAGCACGGTGCGCTGGGCCTGGTCGTTGAGCTTGAGGTGCACCCAGTCGACGGTGAAGTCGCGGCCTGCGGCCTGGGCGGCGGCGATGAAGTCGCCACGCAGCTTGGCGCGGGTGGTCTGGGGCGGGGTGTCCTTGGCCGCCTCGATCTCGCCGTCGTCGGTGACGCGGTCGACCATGCCCTTGCGTTGCAGCAGGTCGAACAGCCCGCGCCCGCGGCGGATGTCGTGGTAGGCGAGGTCGAGCTGGGCCACCCGGGGGCTCGCGAGGTCGAGGCCGTTGCGCTCGCGGTACCGCTCGACGAGCCGGTGCTTGATGGCCCAGTCGATCTCGCGGTCGATGCGCGACAGGTTCCCGCTCTCGACGGCGTCGAGCGTGCGCCCCCACAGGTCGAGCACGCGCGGGATGGTGGGGTCGGCGCTGCCGCGCGTGCGGACGTGCTCGACGGCCTTGGCGTGGTACTCGCGCTGGATGTCCAGCGCGCTGGCCTCGCGCCCGCCCGCGAGGCGGACGGTGCGGCGGCCGGTGAGGTCGTGGCTGATCTCCCGGATGGCGCGGATCGGGTTGTCCAGCGTGAAGTCCTTGAACTGGACGCCCGCCTCGATCATCTCGAGCACGAGGGTGGCCGACCCGACCTTGAGCAGGGTGGTGACCTCGGACATGTTGGAGTCGCCGACGATGACGTGCAGCCGCCGGTAGCGCTCGGCGTCGGCGTGCGGCTCGTCGCGGGTGTTGATGATCGGCCGCGACCGGGTGGTGGCGCTGGAGACGCCCTCCCAGATGTGCTCGGCCCGCTGCGACAGGCAGTACACGGCGCCGCGCGGCGTCTGCAGGACCTTGCCCGCGCCGCAGATGAGCTGCCGGGTGACGAGGAAGGGCAGCAGCACGTCGGCGATCCGGGAGAACTCCCCGGCCCGTGCCACCAGGTAGTTCTCGTGACAGCCGTAGGAGTTGCCCGCGGAGTCGGTGTTGTTCTTGAACAGGTAGATGTCGCCACCGATGCCCTCGTCGACCAGCCTGCGTTCGGCGTCGACGAGGAGGTCCTCGAGGATCCGCTCCCCCGCCTTGTCGTGGGAGACGAGCTGGGCGAGCGAGTCGCACTCCGCGGTGGCGTACTCGGGATGGCTGCCCACATCCAGGTAGAGCCGGGCGCCGTTGCGGAGGAACACGTTCGACGAGCGCCCCCACGACACCACCCGGCGGAACAAATAGCGTGCCACTTCGTCGGGCGACAGGCGTCGCTGCCCGTGGAAGGTGCACGTGACCCCGAACTCGGTCTCGACGCCGTAGATCCGCCGCTGCATCCAGCAAGCGTAAGCGGAGAGAGCCGAGTCGTGTTACGCCTGTGACCGACTGGCCGTGTCGTGTCCTTCCTCCGGCCGTCGTCACTCGGCCATGTGCGTACTGTCAAGTCGTGCTGCCCTGGATTCGGCGGGCCACCGACGAGGTGGTCGACGCCGATCGCGCGATCTCGCGCAGGATCTCGGCGATCCCGCCGAGCCCGTTCGACACCGCCATGAAGATGGTGTCGGTCGCCGCCAACCACAGCGTTCTGTGGTTCACCATCGCCGCGATCCTCGCGGCGCGGCGCGGGGCGAGCCGCAAGGCCGCCGCGCGCGGCGTGCTGGCCATCGCGGGCGCGAGCGCCACGGCCAACAGCCTGCTGAAGCCGATGCTGCCGCGCAGGCGCCCCGCCGCGGCCGAGCTGCCCGCCTATCAGACCCTGCGCAACCCGCCGAAGTCGTCGTCGTTCCCGTCCGGGCACGCCGCATCGGCGGCCGCGTTCGCCACCGCCGTGGCCCTGGAGAGCCCGAAACTGGGGCTCGCCGTCGCGCCGCTCGCGGTGTCCGTTGCCTACTCGCGGGTACACGTCGGCGTCCACTGGACCACCGACGTGCTGGTGGGTGCCGCCGTCGGCAGCGGGATCGCGCACGCCACGCGGCGGTGGTGGCCGGTCCGGCGCTCCGACGAGGCGAGGGCCCGCCCGCTGGACACCGTGCCCGAGCTGCCGGACGGCGAGGGCCTCGTGCTGATCTCCAACCAGCGCTCCGGCGACGCGGCCTACGACCCGGCGGACGACCTCGAGAAGGCGCTGCCGGCCGCCGTCGTGCTGCGCGCAACACCTGACCAGGACATCGACGCCCAGCTCGAGGCCGCCGTCGCCGAATGCGACGGGTGGGCGCGGGCGATCGGCGTCGCGGGCGGCGACGGGTCGGTGGCCGCGGCCGCGACGGTGGCGGGCCGGCGGAACCTGCCGCTCGTGGTGGTGCCGACGGGCACGCTCAACCACTTTGCGCGGGACGTCGGCGTGTACGACATGCAGGAGGCGGTGGACGCCACCGGCGCGGGCGAGGCCGTCGCCGTCGACCTGGGTGTGGTGGACGTCCACCCGGGCCACGGCGCCGACCCGGCGAGTGAGGCCGTGATGCGCCAGCGCTACTTCCTCAACACCGCGAGCCTCGGCTCCTACCCCGACCTGGTGCGGCTGCGGGAGAAGTGGCAGGGCCGCTGGGGCAAGTGGCCCGCGTTCGCCGCGGCTCTCGTGGTGGTGCTGCGTCGGGCGGAGCCGGTCCGCATCAAGGTGGACGGGCGCTGGCTCGCGGTCTGGCTGCTCTTCATCGGCAACGGGCCCTACCACCCCCGCGGCATGGTGCCGGCCTGGCGGCCTTCGCTCGACTCCGGCCTGCTCGACGTGCGGTGGCTGCGCGCCGACATCCGGTTCTCGCGCCTGCGGGCCGTGGTCGCGCTCGTACTGGGCGCGCTCGGGCACAGCCACGTCTACCACCAGCGTGAGGTCGGTGAGCTGGACGTCGAGCTGGCGGTGCCCGGCATGCTCGCCACCGACGGCGAGGTGGTCGAGGAGGCCGGGCGCTTCACGTTCCGGGTGGCCGAGCAGCGGGTGCCGGTCTACCGCCGCCACGAGGACAACTGGAGCGGCAGGGACCGGCCCTTCCTCGGCTGAGGGCAGGATGAGGGCACGAACGGGCGGCGGTGTGGCCGTCCGCGTGTCGACGGGGGATGACGACGGTGCGTGCACTCGCGGTGACGGTGGCGGTCATGTGCCTCGGTGCCGGCTCGGCCGCCCCGGCGGCTGCCCAGCCAGCCGGGCCGGACGCGGCGGCGATCGCGGCGGTCGTACAGGCCCACGTCGGCGCCACCCGGCTGCCGGGCGTGGCGGTCGCGATGATCAAGGACGACAGGGTTCTGCACCTCGCCGGGTACGGTCACGACTCCCGCGGCGAGCGCGTCACCGAGAAGACGCCGATGTGGCTCGGCGGGGTGTCGGAGTCGTTCACCGCGATGGTGTTGTCGCAGCTGGCGGGACCGGGGTTCGTCCCGCTGGACGATCCGGTCGTCGCACACCTGCCCGAGTTCACGACGGCCGACCCGCGCTCCGCGCAGATCACCGTGCGCCAGCTGCTGAACCACACCTCGGGCCTGCCCGCCACCCACGACGGGTCGGAGGGCCGCCCGCGATCGCTGCAGGAGGCCGTGGCCGGGCTGCGCGGCGTCACGCTCGCGTCCGTGCCCGGGGAGCGACGGGTGCGCAGCGAGGTCGGCTACCAGGTCGCGGCCCGGCTCGTGGAGGTGGCGACGCGGCGTCCGTTCGACACGGTTCTCTGGGACCGCGTGCTGTTCCAGGTGGGCATGGCCGCCACCACGGCCGTCGCAGGCACCCGGGACCTCGTGCCGGGCCTCGTGGACGGGCACGACCGGTTCCTCGGCGTGAGCCGGCCGCAGGCGGAGCCCGACCGGTTCGTCGACGGATCCGGCGGCATCGTGAGCCCCGCGGAGGACGTCGCCACCTGGCTGCAGTTCAACGCGGGCTGGGGCCTGCGCACGGTCATGGCGGGCGACGGGCTGCGCGAGGTGCAGCGGATCGGTTGGGAGGAGCGCACTGGCGGGGAGCTGGTACTGCGCGGGCGCACGGCCACCGCGTCGGCCACGCTGGTGCTGATGCCCGGGCCGACGCCGGAGGAGCGCTACGGCGTCGCGGTGCTCGCGAACAGCCGCGAGCCCCTCGACGGCGGGGACGGGACGGGGCCGAGCGATGTGGACGACCTCGCGGACGAGCTCGTCGCCCTCGTCCGCGGGACGACGCCACCCGCTCCCGCCCTGCCACTGGCGTTCCTCGCCGAGCTGCTCCTCGTCGCCGCCGCGGTGGGGGCGATGGTCGTCGCGGCCGTGGCGGTGCCGCGGTCCCGGAGGTGGGCGCTGCGTCGGCCGGGCAGCCGAGCGCTGCGGCTCGTCCCGTACGCCCTGCCGCTGCTGCTGCTCGCGGCTTTGCCGCGCGCCGCGGGGCCGCTCGTCGGCGGCGTCACGTTCCGCGACCTCGCCGAGGGGTGGCCGACGGCGCTCGTCGCGGCCGAAGTGGTCGCCGCCGCCGGTGCGGTGGTGCTGGCCTCGCGGCTCTCTCTACGCGCTGGCCCGCGTGCGCTCCGTCAGCCCCCGTACGGAACCGTGAGCACCTCCAGGTTGTGGCCTTCCGGCGAGTCGAAGTAGAGCCCGCGCCCGCCGTCGTTCGTGTTGAAGCCGGGGCTGCGCCGGCCCGGGTCCGCCCAGGTGGGCAGCCCGCGCTCCCGTAGGCGTTCCGCGACGGCGTCGAACTCGTCCTCGCTGATCAGGAACGCGTAGTGCTGGCTGACGATCTCGCCGTCGACGTCCATGAAGTCGAGGCTCACGCCGTTGGCCAGCTCCACGACGGCGAACGGACCGAACGTCCCCGGCTCGGGCAGGCCGAGCACGTCGCTGACGAAGCGGGCGCCGGCGCGCTTGTCGTGGGTGTAGACGATGGTGTGGTTCAGCTCGATGGCCATGCGCCCAGGATGAAACCTGAAGCGGGGTTCACGTCAAGGCCGGCGGGTGCGGCGGCCACGAACTCAGGAACCGGACGCCGGGCTGTCCCCGTTCACCGCTCCACTGCCCGCCGGGGCCTCGTCGCCACCCGCCTCGGCCCCGCGGCCGCCGCTCACGGCCCGGTTGGCCTCGGGGAGCAGGTCGCGCAGCACGTTGCCGGTGATGCGGCGGAAGGTTCGCCGCGAGCGGGTGCGGTCGAGCACTGCGACCTCCAGCGTGCCGGCCCCGAGCACCTCGTGGGCGCCCCCGTTCGCGGTGGTCCCCGACTGCAGCGCCTCCACCGCGATCGCGATGGCCTCCCCCAGCTCCAGCCCGCTGCGGTAGGTCTCCTTGAGCTTGGTGCTGATCGGCTCCGTGGTGCCGCCCATCACGACGAACTGCGGCTCGTCGGTGATGGAGCCGTCGTAGGTGATCCGGTAGAGCTGGTCGGACCCGGGGTCGGGGCCGACCTCGGCGAGACACAGCTCCACCTCGTAGGGCTTCTGCTGCTCGACGAACGATGTGCCCAGCAGCTGGGCGTAGCCGTTGGCGAGCCCGCGCCCGGTGACGTCGCGGCGGTCGTAGGTGTAGCCGCGCAGGTCGGCGTGGCGGATGCCGGCGGTGCGCAGGTTGTCGAACTCGTTGTAGCGGCCCACCGCGGCGAACCCGATGCGGTCGTAGATCTCCGACACCTTGTGCAGCGCGGTGGAGCGGTTCTCGGCGACGAACAGCACGCCGCCGGTGTAGGTGAGCACGACGACGCTGCGGCCGCGGGCGATGCCCTTGCGCGCCAGCTCCGACCGGTCGCGCAGCAGCTGGTCGACCGACGAGTAGAACGGCATCGTCACGGCAGGGACTCCTGGTACGTCGAGGGGGAGCGGATCACGGGGATGATCGTCATCCTCCAGGGTTCTCGGTGCGGGCCGCCACGACGTCGCGCGCGATCGCCTCGATCTCCTCCTCGGGCCGGCGCACGGCACCGTCCGGGCCGGTGATGGTCGCGACCACGGGGAAGATCCGGCGGGTGAGGTCGGGCCCACCCGTGGCGGTGTCGTCGTCGGCGGCGTCGTAGAGCGCCTCGACGGCGGTGCGGACGGCGCCGGCGAGGTCGGCGGTGGGGTCGTGGCGCTTCTTCAGCGCGGACTTCGCGTACACGGAGCCGGACCCGATGGCGTGGTAGCCCAGCAGCTCGTCGTAGCGCCCGCCCGCGGCGTCGTAGGTGATGATCCGGCCGGCTTTCGCCGGCTCGGCGTCGACGTCGTAGCCGACGAGGATCGGCACCACGACGAACCCCTGCATCGCCGCGGGGAGATTGGCCTGGACCATGCCGGCCAGCTTGTTGGCCTTGCCGTCGAGGGAGAGGGACACGCCCTCGGTCTTCTCGTAGTGCTCGAGGTCGACGCTGAACAGGCGTACCAGCTGCAGGCCGTTGGCGGCCGTGCCGGCGAAGCCGACCGCGGAGTAGGTGTCGGTGATGAACACCTTCTCGATGTCGCGCTGGGCGATCACGTTGCCCTGGGTGGCGCGCCGGTCACCGGCGATCACGACGCCCTCCGAGAACGTGAGCGCGACGATCGTGGTGCCGTGCGGGACGTCGAGCGTGCTCGCCGCGCCCGCGCCTGCGGCCGGCACAGCGCCCGGCGGTACCCGGCCGGGCATCAGGTGCGGCGCGGTGGCGGCGACGAAGTCGGTGAACGACGTGACGCCGGGCGCGAGGTACGCGCCAAGGCCGGTGGGCACGCCGAGGGGCGGACGCTCGGGGAACGTCATGGTCAGGTGAGAGCCTCTCTCCGGGCGGGTGCGGTACGGGTGTGGCGACTGCGGTGCTCGGGGCGGCTACTCGCCACCCTTCTGCACGTAGGCCCGGACGAAGTCCTCGGCGTTCTCCTCGAGCACGTCGTCGATCTCGTCGAGGATCGTGTCCACGTCCTCGCCGAGCTTCTCACGCCGCTCCTGGCCTGCCGCAGCGGCGTCGGCACCCTCTTCGTCGTCGCCGCCGCCACCGCCCTGGCGCTTGGTCTGCTCCTGGGACATGGTGAATCCTCCTCGCGCCTGCCCGACCACCGCTGCCGTCCTGCATGCGGCGTGCCGGATCGGTGTAGATGAACACTACCTAGCGGATGGGCGACACGCCCGGGTTTGCGGCCGGGTCGGTGGGCGCGTCGGGCGCGCCTCGCCCGATCAGCCGCGGGTGAGTGCCTCGACGAGCTCCTCGGCGGTGCGGGATCGATCCAGAAGCTCCCCGACGTGGCGGCGCGTGCCGCGCAGGGGCTCGAGCGTGGGGATCCGCACCAGCGACTCGCGGCCGAGGTCGAAGATCACCGAGTCCCACGACGCGGCGGCGACCTCGGCCGGATAGCGCTCCAGGCAACGACCGCGGAAGTACGCCCTGGTGTCCTCGGGCGGACGTCGCATCGCCGCCACGACGTCGTCCTCGGACACGAGGCGCTTCATCGACCCGCGCGTCACCAGGCGGTTGTAGAGGCCCTTGGCCATGCGCACGTCGGTGTACTGGAGGTCGACCAGCGCGAGGCGCCCGGAGTTCCAGTTCAGGCCGTCGCGCTCGCGGTAGCCCTCGAGCAGCCGCAGCTTCGCCGTCCAGTCCAGGCGGTCGGCCGTGCTCATCGGGTCGCGGGTGAGGTCGTCGAGCACCTCGCCCCACAGCGTCAGCACCTCGGCCGTGGCGTCGTCGACGTCGGCGCCGAGGGTGTTCTCGACGTGCTTCTGCGCCTTCTCGAAGTACGCCCGCTGCACGTCGAGGGCGGTCATCTTCCGGCCGTCGGTGAGGTCGAGCAGCGTCTTGAGCGAGGGGTCGTGGCTGATCCGGTGGACCGAGCGCACCGGCTCGGACAGGCGCAGCTCGTCGAACCGGACCCCGGACTCGATCATGTCCAGCACGAGCGCCGTGGTGCCGACCTTGAGCAGCGTGGAGTACTCGCTCATGTTGGCGTCGCCGATGATGACGTGCAGGCGGCGGTACTTGTCGGCGTCGGCGTGTGGCTCGTCGCGGGTGTTGATGATGCCGCGCTTGAGCGTGGTCTCCAGCCCGACCTCGACCTCGATGTAGTCGCTGCGCTGGGAGAGCTGGTAGCCCGCCTCGTCGCCGGTGGCCCCGAGCCCGACCCGGCCCGCCCCGCAGATCACCTGGCGCGTGGCGAAGAACGGCATCAGGCCGGCCACGATCGACGGGAACGTGGTCTGGCGCGACATCAGGTAGTTCTCGTGCGAGCCGTAGCTCGCGCCCTTGCCGTCGACGTTGTTCTTGTACAGCTGGATCCGGGGCGCCCCTGGCACGGTGGCTGCGCGTTCCGCGGCCTCCTCCATCACCCGCTCCCCCGCCTTGTCCCAGACCACGACGTCGCGTGGAGTGGTGACCTCCGGCGTGGAGAACTCGGGGTGGGCGTGGTCGACGTAGAGCCGTGCGCCGTTGGTGAGGATGACGTTGGCGGCGCCCAGGTCGTCCAGCTCGGACTCGGCGGGGTTGTGCATCGTGGGCGCCGAGAGGTCGAATCCGCGGGCGTCGCGCAGGGGCGACTCCACCTCGTAGTCCCATCGGGCGCGCCGGGATCGCGGGATGTCGGCGGCCGCCGCGTAGGCGAGCACCACCTGCGTTGAGGTGATCACCGGGTTGGCGGTCGAATCGCCCGGGACCGAGATCCCGTACTCGACCTCGGTGCCCATGATCCGGCGGGCGGTCATCGGCCGACCTCGACGTGCGTCATGGGGGCGAGCGTAGCCGCGTGCAGAGGTCATGATGAGGGGGTGCGGCCAGTCGATGAACCCGTGGCGATCTACGACGAGGGCGGCCGGGTCGTCGGCGTGGCGCCCCGCGGTGTCGTGTACCGGGAGGGTCTCTGGCACGCCAGCACCGGCGTGCTCGTGCGCAGCGGGGACGGCGAGCGGGTCTACCTGCACCGCCGTTCGCCCGACAAGCTGATCTTCCCAGGGTGCTATGACTGTTGGGCGGGCGGCGTACTGGGGCCAGGAGAGACGCCCGACGACGCCGCCGCCCGCGAGCTCGACGAGGAGCTGGGCGTGCGCGGCGTCCCGCTGACGCCGATCGACCGCTTCGCCTACGACGACGGAAACGTGCGCTACCACGTCTTCCTCTACGAGGCGCGGTGGGACGGGCCGATGCGCCACCAGCCGGAGGAGGTCGTGTGGGGCGGTTGGGTGACGGTGGCGGAGCTGCGTGATGTGCTCGCCGACCCGGCACGCCCGTTCGCCCCGGACGGGCGGGCCGGGATCGAGCGATGGTTGGCGGGGGACGCTTTGGAGGTGGGAGATGGGTGAACGGTCCTATCGGAGCGCGACGGAGCTCGTCGGCGCGATGGCAGGGGGCGAGGTCTCGGCGGTGGAGCTCGCGGAGGAGGCGATCGCGCGGATCGAGCGGTACGAGCCGACGCTGAACGCGGTGTGCGTGCGGGACTTCGAGCGAGCCCTCGACGCCGCGCGCGCCGCCGACGCGGCGCGCGCCCGGGGCGACGGCCGGCCGCTGCTCGGGGTGCCGATGACCGTCAAGGAGTCCTTCCACGTGGCAGGCCTGCCCACGACGTGGGGAATCCCGGAGTTCACGGACTTCGTGGCCGACGAGGACGCCGTCGCGGTGGAGCGGGTCAAGGAGGCAGGCGCCGTCGTCCTCGGCAAGACGAACGTGCCGCTCGTCCTCGGCGACATGCAGAGCTACAACGCGATATACGGGACCACCGGCAACCCGTGGGACCCGGAGCGGATCCCCGGCGGGTCGTCGGGCGGGTCGTCCGCGGCGCTTGCGGCCGGGTACGGCGCCCTGTCCATCGGCTCGGACATCGGCGGCTCCCTGCGCAACCCGGCGCACTACTGCGGCGTCTACGCCCACAAGCCCACGCTCGGGCTGCTCCCGCTGCGCGGGCACACGGCACCGGGGATGCCCGTGCTGCCGGTCGAGAGCGACCTGGCGGTGATCGGCCCGATGGCGCGCACCGCGTCGGACCTGGCGCTCCTGCTGGACGTCCTCGCCGGGCCCGACCCGCTCGGCAGCGGCATCGCCTACCGGCTCGCGCTGCCGGCGCCACGGCACACGGTGCTGGCCGACTTCCGGGTGCTGGTCGTCGACACCCACCTGCTGATCCCGTCGGCGGAGAGCGTGCGCACCGCGATCGGCAACTTCGCCGACGCGCTGACCGAGTCGGGCGCGAAGGTGGAGCGGGACAGCCGGCTGCTGCCGGACCAGGCCGACAACGCCCGGCTGTACATGCACCTGCTGATGTCGACGCTCGGCGCGCGGTTCCCGGCGGAGATCTACGAGCACACCCGAGCGGCCGCCGCGCAGCTGGATCCCGCCGACACGAGCCTCGACGCCGAACGGACCCGCGGCACGGTGCTCAGCCACCGCGACTGGCTCGCGGCCGACGGCAGGCGCGCGGTGCTGCGGCAGCGCTGGAGCGAGCTCTTCACCGAGTTCGACGTGGTGGTCTACCCGGTCATGCCGACCCCGGCGTTCCCGCACGACCACAGCCCCATGGGAGGCCGGACGATCAGCATCGACGGGGCCGACCACGACTACCTGGACCAGCTCGCGCTCGCCGGCGCGGCGACGGTCCCCGGCCTCCCGGCCACCGCGCTGCCCATCGGCCGCTCCGACGAGGGACTGCCGATCGGCGTGCAGGCCATCGGGCCGATGTTCGGGGACCGCACCACGATCCGGTTCGCCGAGCTCGCCGAGCGCGAGTTCGGCGGCTTCACACCACCCCCGCTGGACAGCTGACGCGCGATCCCTCTCGGCCTGCAACAGGCGACTTCACACACCCAGTAGCCACTTCACACAAGGCCGGCCTTGTGTGAAGTCCGTACCAGGTGTGTGAAGTCGCCTGTTGGCGGCGAGACACCCGCGCGCCGGGGCGCTAGAGGTTGATCATGTGCCCGGTCAGGCCGTGGAACGCCTCCTGCAGGCCCTCGGACAGCGTGGGGTGGGCGTGCACGTTGCGGGCGAGCTCGTGGGCGGTGAGGTCCCACTTCTGGGCCAGGGTGAGCTCGGGCAGCAGCTCGGTGACCTCGGGACCGATGAGGTGGCCGCCGAGCAGCTCACCGTACGTCTCGTCGGCCACCAGCTTGACGAACCCACCCGGCTCGCCGAGGCCCTGCGCCTTGCCGTTGGCGGTGAAGGGGAACTGGGCGACGGTGACCTTCCAGCCCTTCTCGTCGGCCAGCTCACGGGCCTGTGCCTCGGTGTAGCCGAAGCTCGCGACCTGGGGGTTGCAGAAGGTGGCCCGCGGCATCATCACGTACTCGAGGGGCATGGTCTCGGCACCGGCGATCGTCTCCGCCGCCACAACGCCCTGCGCCTCGCCGACGTGGGCGAGCATCAGCTTGGCCGTGACGTCACCGATCGCGTAGATGTTCGGCACGTTGGTGCGCATGTGGTCGTCGATGGCGATCGCGCCGCGATCG encodes:
- the prcB gene encoding proteasome subunit beta, with the translated sequence MTFPERPPLGVPTGLGAYLAPGVTSFTDFVAATAPHLMPGRVPPGAVPAAGAGAASTLDVPHGTTIVALTFSEGVVIAGDRRATQGNVIAQRDIEKVFITDTYSAVGFAGTAANGLQLVRLFSVDLEHYEKTEGVSLSLDGKANKLAGMVQANLPAAMQGFVVVPILVGYDVDAEPAKAGRIITYDAAGGRYDELLGYHAIGSGSVYAKSALKKRHDPTADLAGAVRTAVEALYDAADDDTATGGPDLTRRIFPVVATITGPDGAVRRPEEEIEAIARDVVAARTENPGG
- a CDS encoding ubiquitin-like protein Pup; this encodes MSQEQTKRQGGGGGDDEEGADAAAAGQERREKLGEDVDTILDEIDDVLEENAEDFVRAYVQKGGE
- the dop gene encoding depupylase/deamidase Dop, with translation MTARRIMGTEVEYGISVPGDSTANPVITSTQVVLAYAAAADIPRSRRARWDYEVESPLRDARGFDLSAPTMHNPAESELDDLGAANVILTNGARLYVDHAHPEFSTPEVTTPRDVVVWDKAGERVMEEAAERAATVPGAPRIQLYKNNVDGKGASYGSHENYLMSRQTTFPSIVAGLMPFFATRQVICGAGRVGLGATGDEAGYQLSQRSDYIEVEVGLETTLKRGIINTRDEPHADADKYRRLHVIIGDANMSEYSTLLKVGTTALVLDMIESGVRFDELRLSEPVRSVHRISHDPSLKTLLDLTDGRKMTALDVQRAYFEKAQKHVENTLGADVDDATAEVLTLWGEVLDDLTRDPMSTADRLDWTAKLRLLEGYRERDGLNWNSGRLALVDLQYTDVRMAKGLYNRLVTRGSMKRLVSEDDVVAAMRRPPEDTRAYFRGRCLERYPAEVAAASWDSVIFDLGRESLVRIPTLEPLRGTRRHVGELLDRSRTAEELVEALTRG
- a CDS encoding NUDIX hydrolase, which codes for MRPVDEPVAIYDEGGRVVGVAPRGVVYREGLWHASTGVLVRSGDGERVYLHRRSPDKLIFPGCYDCWAGGVLGPGETPDDAAARELDEELGVRGVPLTPIDRFAYDDGNVRYHVFLYEARWDGPMRHQPEEVVWGGWVTVAELRDVLADPARPFAPDGRAGIERWLAGDALEVGDG
- a CDS encoding amidase, with the protein product MGERSYRSATELVGAMAGGEVSAVELAEEAIARIERYEPTLNAVCVRDFERALDAARAADAARARGDGRPLLGVPMTVKESFHVAGLPTTWGIPEFTDFVADEDAVAVERVKEAGAVVLGKTNVPLVLGDMQSYNAIYGTTGNPWDPERIPGGSSGGSSAALAAGYGALSIGSDIGGSLRNPAHYCGVYAHKPTLGLLPLRGHTAPGMPVLPVESDLAVIGPMARTASDLALLLDVLAGPDPLGSGIAYRLALPAPRHTVLADFRVLVVDTHLLIPSAESVRTAIGNFADALTESGAKVERDSRLLPDQADNARLYMHLLMSTLGARFPAEIYEHTRAAAAQLDPADTSLDAERTRGTVLSHRDWLAADGRRAVLRQRWSELFTEFDVVVYPVMPTPAFPHDHSPMGGRTISIDGADHDYLDQLALAGAATVPGLPATALPIGRSDEGLPIGVQAIGPMFGDRTTIRFAELAEREFGGFTPPPLDS